The window TGTAGTCTTTCTCACTGAGTGTACGGATATGATTTCGAACCGCTTCAACATGCTTTTTCAGCGCATTCTCACGGGCTTCGTCATCTTCTTCAACCACCCATTTCTGATAATCCAGCAAGGATACTTTGGAGTCGATCACCAGATTTCGATTGTCAGGAAGATGAACAACCACATCCGGCCTCAATAACTGTTTTTCAGCGTCCCGGTAGCTGCCCTGGGTTTCATACTCGATACCCTTCCGCAGCCCGGATTTTTCCAGAACCCGTTCAAGGATCAGTTCGCCCCAGTTACCCTGAATTTTTTTATCGCCTTTCAGAGCCCGGGTCAGGTTAGCTGCCTCTTCAGTAATCTGCCGGTTAAGATCCTGAAGTGATTTTATCTCGCTGCGAAGAGCCTGCCTGTCCCTGGTTTCCGAGGTGTATACGTCGTCTACCCTTTTGCGGAAATCCTGCAACTGATCCCGAAAGGGGTTGAGCAAGGCATCGAGACTGGTACGAGTCTGCTGGGTAAAGTGTTCACTCTTTTGCTCAAAAATCCGATTGGCAAGATTCTCAAACTCCTGCTTCAGAGCATCCCGGTTGCGCTCCAGCAGCGTAAGTTTCTCAGAAGCAAAGCGCCGCTCTTCTTTCAGCATAACCTGCTGCTCTCTCAACACTGCCCGGGCTTCAGTCAGCTCCGTAGAAAGCTCATCAATCTCCAGCCGCTGGCTTTCACGCTCTTTCGTAAGTTCTTCGATCTGACGGCTGCAAACAGCCAGATCAGCGTGCAGGCCAGCAGCCCGGCTTTCAGCCCTGGCTTTCACCAGAAACACGACAAAAATAATTGCGATGAAAAACAGCAGAGTCACAAATACCGCCATCAACCCCGGCTGGGATACTATAAATTCGCTGACGGCCTCAGGCACAGAGAAAGACTCCTATGAATTTTCGTATTTATCCGGATTAACGTGAGCTTACACGCATATTGCATTCTATCGGAACCTCGCTGCCTTTTCTCCGGCATGCTTGGCGCCAGAGCACTATCTCACCGTCTGAATCACGACTGTTTGGCAATTTTGTAATGCGGTTCAATCCGCCTATGGACGCGCAACGTAATATCCATTACAAGGTTCGTCGTCATCCGCGATAGTCGGCATTACGTTTTCTTAACCGCTTTTGGGCGAACGCAAGACCATATGCGCTCTGACAGGGTGCCGGGGGACAAATCACGTTCTATCCCCTTAACCAACTGTAAAGCATATGCACAGGTCGACTGTTGTATACTTTGGCTCCGGATATTCTCCGCAATACACTTTCAAACCGTCATGCTCTGTATTTCCCGAGTGTGGCCGGTAACCGGCTCAGGGGTTTTTCATGTGTTCTAAACGATTGCGAGCTGGTCTGCCAACGTTCTCCGTTTTCATTCTGGCAGGCACTGTTCTGCTGACGGGGTGTTCAGCAGACAGATACTTTATGGTTCCTAAATCTGACCTCAGCGACCTGAACGCCTCGGTTCAGAGCCAGCGTGCAACGCTGGTTACCATGGAAAAAAACGCAACGGTTCGACACCAGAAGGTTCTGGAAAATAACGAAGCCGCGACCCAAAAGGTGCTGGACGCCATTGCAACTCAGGTTGCAAAGCCTTCCTGCCCGCCCGTGCCCGCCCAGAAAGCCTGCCCTGCTTCTGACCATTCAAACGGCCGGGCCGACCGCCTTAAAGGAAAAGTGATTGTCGGCGAGGTTGAAAACTTTTATCTCGCCGGTCCCGGACTGATTTACAAGGCCCGGATTGATAGTGGTGCGGAAACGTCCTCTCTTGATGCCCGCAACATTACCCGCTTTGAGCGGGACGGCGGAAACTGGGTACGCTTTGATGTACCCGTACCGGGCACAGAGGACCTGGTCACCCTTGAAAAGGAAATCTCCCGCCGGGTCAAGGTGATTCAGGCCAGCGCTGACGAAGCTGAGCGACGCGTGGTAGTGGAACTTCAATTCACCATTGGAGACCATCAGCAGGTCGCGGAATTTACGCTTGCAGACCGGAGCAATCTTACCTACCAGGCTCTCATTGGTCGCAACGTACTCCGGGATGTCATGCTGATTGATGTTGGCAAGGAATATGCTACCGAGCTACCTGAATCTATCCTTACCGACAATAACAATGGGGAAAAATAGTGAGTAGCCCCTCCCGTTTGCCGTTTTATATCGCCGTTTTGCTGTTGATTTCCGCTGGCATTTCACTCGCTGTATGGCGACACATAGAACTGGGCATCCCCTGGCTTACAGGAGAACAGCGCCCGGTATGGATGATAGAGGCACGAGTTGATTTTGACGGAGCTGACGATCCCGTCGTAGCAAGCCTGAACATTCCGGAACAGCCGCCCGGGTTCCGCATCCTCACTGAACAGGCAGCCTCACCGGGCTATGGTTTCTCAATCATAGATAAGTCCGGCAGCCGGCGTGCCGAATGGACTAAACGTGAAGTTTCGGGCCCGCAAACCCTATACTTTAAAGCGCAATTCATACCCGATCCGGGAGCTCAACCGACACAACCATCCCAGCAGCCAAAAACCCAAAAGCTATTCTGGGAAGAACCCCAGGCAACAGCTGTTCGCGAAATTTTATCTCAGGCTGAGGCGCGCTCAAGCACACCTGAGAGCATGACACGGGAACTGATTCGCCTGATGCAACCAGACACCCGAGTTCAGAATACGACTCTGCTGGTCTCTGAAGAGAATTATCTTCCACTGCTGGTTAACATGCTCAACCACTCCGGCATCCCTGCCAGAACCGCGGATGGTCTGAAGCTTGAGGATGCCCGCCGGCGACAGCAACTGATACCGTTTCTGCAGATATACAATGGTGAACGCTGGCTCACGCTGAACCCAAAAACTGCGGCTCAAGGCGTTCCGGAAGACATTCTGCTGTGGAGGCAAGGTTCCGAATCACTGCTGGACGTTGTCGGAGGTGGTAACTCCGAGATCAGCTTCTCCATGCTTCGGCAAACCGTGCCAGCCCTTCAGCTTGCGGCTATGCAATCTGATGGCAAGGGCCTGGGTTTTCTGAGCTTCTATGAACTCCCTATTGAAGAACAGAGCATGTTCCGCATGCTTCTGCTGCTGCCACTCGGGGCTCTGGTGGTTGCATTCATGCGGATCGTGATCGGTATCCGCACTTCGGGCACCTTCATGCCAGTGCTGATTGCCGTCGCTTTCGTACAGACCACGCTCGTACCGGGTCTTATCGCCTTTCTTTCAGTCGTTTCTATCGGGCTGGCGATGCGAGGATACCTTTCCAGCCTGAACCTTCTGCTGGTCTCCCGGATATCGGCACTGATCATTCTCGTCATTTTTATTACCGCAGGCCTGAGCGTCTTCGGTTATCAGATGGGCTTCAATACAGGTATGACCGTAACCTTTTTCCCCATGGTCATCATTGCCTGGACCATTGAGCGTATGTCCATACTCTGGGAAGAAGAAGGTGGCCAGGAGGTTCTGGTTCAGGGCTCAGGCAGTCTGTTTGTGGCAATCTGCGCCTATTTACTGATGAGCGCCCCCCTGGCAGGCCATCTTACGTTCAACTTCCCCGAGCTGCATTTTGCAATTCTGGGACTGATTCTTCTGATGGGACAATACACCGGCTACAAACTCACCGAGCTAAAACGCTTCACGCCGATGAAGGCCTACGACTGATATGGACTGGATCTCGCCGCGCACACTGAAAAGGCTGGGCATGCTGAACATGAACCAGCGCAACGTGAACTATATTGCGCGTTACAACGAGCGCTCATCCTATCCACTGGTAGACAACAAACTTAAAACAAAGCTGGTTGTTGCCGAGTATGGTGTGAAAACACCAAAGCTCCTGCAGGTTGTAAAACACCAACATGAGATTTCCCATTTCAGGGAAATGGCCGAAGGGCTTGCAGGCTTTGCCATTAAGCCCGCGAAGGGCTCTGGCGGCAAAGGCATTACTGTAATCACCGGCCGGGATGAAGATTTCTTTGTAAAGGCATCCGGTGCGCGAGTAGGTGCTCCTGTGCTGGAGCGGCACCTTACCAATATTCTGGCAGGCCTCTATTCCCTGGCGGGCACACCAGACGTTGCCATAGTAGAAAACCTCGTAGAGTCGGCCCCTTCACTAGCCAGATACTCTCACCAGGGTGTACCAGACATACGCATTGTCGTATTCCAGGGCTACCCGGTAATGGCAATGCTGCGGTTAGCTACCACGGCATCTGATGGCAAAGCTAACCTGCATCAGGGTGCAGTGGGTGTAGGGCTGGATATAGGCTCTGGCAAAAGCCTGAATGCAGTGCAGTTCAACCGCCCTATTACGCTTCATCCGGACACCGGACTGGCACTTGAAAACATAGACATCAATGACTGGGAAGAGATGCTGGAAATGGCCTCTCGTTGCTACGAGGCCACCGGTTTGGGCTATATGGGCGTTGACCTTGTAGTCGATGCCAACGAAGGCCCTCTGCTGCTTGAGCTTAACGCCCGGCCCGGCCTGGCCATCCAGATGGCGAATGGCCGCGGCCTGTTACCGAGATTGCGCGCTGTTGAAAGCCTTAAGCGCCCTCACTTTACTCCCAGAGAACGGGCAAACTACGCGATGGAAACCTTCGCCAGACTTTGAGCTGAAAATACACGATTCTGCCTGAGATTTTCCTGGTCATAATGACAGGCATAAAAAAACCGGAGCCAAAGCTCCGGTTTTTTTATGCCTGGTTATTTCCGCAACAACTACATCTCACCTCTGGCGATCAGCAACTTGCGCTCATGGGTCAAGCCTTTCAGCAAGCCCCAGGTCATAACCAGCAGAATCACCGTAAAGGGCAGACCCGCACTGACTGCCGTGGCCTGAATGGCACCCAGCGCATCCGCGCCGCCGCCAAAGATCAATGCCGCAGCAATAGCGCCTTCCATTACTACCCAGAACACACGCTGTGTTGTAGGAGCATCGGTTTTACCACCAGCGGTTATGCTATCTATAACCAGTGAGCCGGAATCGGAAGACGTTATAAAGAACACAAGCACCAGTATAATGCCTATAAACGAGAGGATGCCGGTAAATGGCAGGTTTGCAAACATCTGGAACGTGGCCAGAGAAACCTCAGTAATGCCATCTTCAGCAAGGGCACCAATGCCCTGATCAATCTGTTCAAGCGCAGCACCACCGAACGAACTCATCCATACAGAAGTAATGAGCGTCGGAATAATCAGTACCGCAGTTACAAACTCGCGAACAGTCCGGCCCTTGGAAACCCGTGCGATAAACATACCTACGAACGGCGACCAGGAAATCCACCAGGCCCAGTAGAACACAGTCCAGCCACGCATCCAGGCTTCATCTTCACGGCCAAACGGGTTGCTGAAAGACACAATGTTGGTGACATAACTGGAAGTCGTCACCCACAAGGTTTCCAGAATACTCATGGTCGGGCCGGCAAATATTATGAAAAACAGCAAAATAGCGGCCAGAGACATATTGATATTGCTGAGTATTTTAACCCCGCCATCAAGACCCCGGAGTACAGACATAAGTGCAACGGCCGTAACACCAACGATAATTGCCATCTGCACGTTGATTCCGGAACCAGTATCAAACAGGTAGTCAAAACCAGACGCAGCCTGCTGCGCACCAAATCCAAGAGAAGTCGCCAGGCCAAAAATCGTGGCTACAACGGCGAGAATATCAATAATGTGGCCAGGCCAGCCCCAGACTTTGTCCTTCAGCAGCGGGAAGAAGGCTGAACGAATGGTCAGCGGCATACCCTTGTTGAAAGAAAAGAACGCCAATGAAAGTGCTACGATTGAGTACACCGCCCATGGGTGAAGCCCCCAGTGATACATGGTGGCACCCATAGCAAGATCACGGGCTTCGGGCGTATTCGCAGCTACATTAAAAGGCGTCCCGTACCAGCCGGTATAATAGGCCACAGGTTCTGCAACTGCCCAGAACATAAGGCCGATACCCATGCCGGCCGCAAAAAGCATGGCAAACCAGGACATAGTGGAGAACTCAGGTTTGGCATCCATTCCACCCAGGCGAATCTTACCCACCGGCATCACAATCAAAGCCAGGCAAACAATCACAAAAATATTGGCACTTAACAGGAAAAACCAGTCAAAGGTTGCAATAATGTCCAGCTTGGCGCCATCCAGCAAAGCCTTCGCGGCCTCAGGGAACATCAGTGTGCCTATAACAAAAACGACCACCAGTATCGCGGTGATCGGAAATACCGGAGCATGCAGATCCAGCCCGAATGGATTGATATTATCCTGGCCGGCTACGTAATCCGTTTGATATTCGTCTTTTACTACGTCGCCCACGTTTGGCGCCTCCTGATTCAGAATTTAGTAACGAATACCGTTCATACACCTGGATTCAAACGTTACAAGCGCGTCATAATAATACTTTGAGCTCAAAACATCAAAGCCGTCATAACTGACCATACCAACAACGTCCAAGGAGCCAAACGAGATATTCATGCAGAAAACAACCTCTTTCCCAATGCGTTACTCAGCCTACGTCATCAGCATTGCAGGCTTTCTTGTTTCACTGGTTCTAAGCCTGGGTTTCGAGGAGGGGTACTTTTTTCCGTGCATATTCGGCGCCCTGACGATTCTAGGCACCTACGATGTGCTCCAGAAGAAGCACACAGTCAGCAGAAACTACCCAATCATGGTGCACTTCCGCTACCTGTTCGAATCCGTAGGGCCGGAAATCCGGCAGTATTTCATTCAGTCTGATACGGAAGAGCGGCCTTTCTCCAGAGAACAGCGAACCATCATTTACCAGCGCGCCAAGAACGTACTGGACAAGCGCCCTTTCGGCTCACAACTGGGCATGTACGAAGAAGGATTCGAGTGGATAAACCACTCCCTCAAACCGTGCACCATCGCTGACAGCAACTTTCGCGTAGAGATTGGTTCACGCTGTGCCAAGCCCTACAGTGCAAGTGTGTTCAACATCTCAGCCATGAGCTTTGGCTCTCTTTCTGCAAACGCCATTCTGAGCCTGAATACCGGCGCTAAAATGGGAGGCTTTTATCACGATACCGGTGAAGGTTCTATCTCCCGCTACCACAAGGAACCGGGTGGCGATCTGGTATGGGAGATCGGCTCCGGCTACTTTGGCTGCAGAAACAAAGACGGATCATTCAGCCCCGAGCAGTTTGCAAAGAATGCCACACTCGACCAGGTAAAAATGATAGAGGTCAAACTATCTCAAGGCGCAAAACCCGGCCACGGGGGCATTCTTCCCGGAGCAAAAGTAACACCGGAAATTGCGGAAGCCCGAGGCGTATCCATCGGCGAAGACTGTATTTCTCCAGCACAGCACTCTGCTTTTTCAACGCCCGTTGAAATGCTTGAATTTCTGGACCAGCTCCGCGAATTATCAGGAGGTAAACCCGTCGGATTCAAACTTGCTATTGGCCACCCCTGGGAGTGGTTTGCCATTGTTAAAGCAATACTGAAAACCGGCAGCAAACCCGACTTTATCGTTGTAGATGGCGGCGAAGGTGGCACCGGGGCAGCGCCACTGGAATTCATC is drawn from Marinobacter sp. ANT_B65 and contains these coding sequences:
- a CDS encoding DNA recombination protein RmuC, whose translation is MPEAVSEFIVSQPGLMAVFVTLLFFIAIIFVVFLVKARAESRAAGLHADLAVCSRQIEELTKERESQRLEIDELSTELTEARAVLREQQVMLKEERRFASEKLTLLERNRDALKQEFENLANRIFEQKSEHFTQQTRTSLDALLNPFRDQLQDFRKRVDDVYTSETRDRQALRSEIKSLQDLNRQITEEAANLTRALKGDKKIQGNWGELILERVLEKSGLRKGIEYETQGSYRDAEKQLLRPDVVVHLPDNRNLVIDSKVSLLDYQKWVVEEDDEARENALKKHVEAVRNHIRTLSEKDYSQLDGLHSPDFVFLFMPIEPAFVAAFQQDENLFAEAFERKIIVVTPTTLLATLRTIENIWRYERQSQNARLIAERAGAVYDKLRVFVEAMERLGGQLHTAQVTYDSAMSTLTRGRGNLISQANRFVELGVRVKKELPKAIMDQAEVDAEEQATGEDNQQE
- a CDS encoding ATP-dependent zinc protease; protein product: MVPKSDLSDLNASVQSQRATLVTMEKNATVRHQKVLENNEAATQKVLDAIATQVAKPSCPPVPAQKACPASDHSNGRADRLKGKVIVGEVENFYLAGPGLIYKARIDSGAETSSLDARNITRFERDGGNWVRFDVPVPGTEDLVTLEKEISRRVKVIQASADEAERRVVVELQFTIGDHQQVAEFTLADRSNLTYQALIGRNVLRDVMLIDVGKEYATELPESILTDNNNGEK
- a CDS encoding inactive transglutaminase family protein, whose amino-acid sequence is MSSPSRLPFYIAVLLLISAGISLAVWRHIELGIPWLTGEQRPVWMIEARVDFDGADDPVVASLNIPEQPPGFRILTEQAASPGYGFSIIDKSGSRRAEWTKREVSGPQTLYFKAQFIPDPGAQPTQPSQQPKTQKLFWEEPQATAVREILSQAEARSSTPESMTRELIRLMQPDTRVQNTTLLVSEENYLPLLVNMLNHSGIPARTADGLKLEDARRRQQLIPFLQIYNGERWLTLNPKTAAQGVPEDILLWRQGSESLLDVVGGGNSEISFSMLRQTVPALQLAAMQSDGKGLGFLSFYELPIEEQSMFRMLLLLPLGALVVAFMRIVIGIRTSGTFMPVLIAVAFVQTTLVPGLIAFLSVVSIGLAMRGYLSSLNLLLVSRISALIILVIFITAGLSVFGYQMGFNTGMTVTFFPMVIIAWTIERMSILWEEEGGQEVLVQGSGSLFVAICAYLLMSAPLAGHLTFNFPELHFAILGLILLMGQYTGYKLTELKRFTPMKAYD
- a CDS encoding alpha-L-glutamate ligase-like protein; translation: MDWISPRTLKRLGMLNMNQRNVNYIARYNERSSYPLVDNKLKTKLVVAEYGVKTPKLLQVVKHQHEISHFREMAEGLAGFAIKPAKGSGGKGITVITGRDEDFFVKASGARVGAPVLERHLTNILAGLYSLAGTPDVAIVENLVESAPSLARYSHQGVPDIRIVVFQGYPVMAMLRLATTASDGKANLHQGAVGVGLDIGSGKSLNAVQFNRPITLHPDTGLALENIDINDWEEMLEMASRCYEATGLGYMGVDLVVDANEGPLLLELNARPGLAIQMANGRGLLPRLRAVESLKRPHFTPRERANYAMETFARL
- a CDS encoding BCCT family transporter, with product MGDVVKDEYQTDYVAGQDNINPFGLDLHAPVFPITAILVVVFVIGTLMFPEAAKALLDGAKLDIIATFDWFFLLSANIFVIVCLALIVMPVGKIRLGGMDAKPEFSTMSWFAMLFAAGMGIGLMFWAVAEPVAYYTGWYGTPFNVAANTPEARDLAMGATMYHWGLHPWAVYSIVALSLAFFSFNKGMPLTIRSAFFPLLKDKVWGWPGHIIDILAVVATIFGLATSLGFGAQQAASGFDYLFDTGSGINVQMAIIVGVTAVALMSVLRGLDGGVKILSNINMSLAAILLFFIIFAGPTMSILETLWVTTSSYVTNIVSFSNPFGREDEAWMRGWTVFYWAWWISWSPFVGMFIARVSKGRTVREFVTAVLIIPTLITSVWMSSFGGAALEQIDQGIGALAEDGITEVSLATFQMFANLPFTGILSFIGIILVLVFFITSSDSGSLVIDSITAGGKTDAPTTQRVFWVVMEGAIAAALIFGGGADALGAIQATAVSAGLPFTVILLVMTWGLLKGLTHERKLLIARGEM
- a CDS encoding FMN-binding glutamate synthase family protein — its product is MQKTTSFPMRYSAYVISIAGFLVSLVLSLGFEEGYFFPCIFGALTILGTYDVLQKKHTVSRNYPIMVHFRYLFESVGPEIRQYFIQSDTEERPFSREQRTIIYQRAKNVLDKRPFGSQLGMYEEGFEWINHSLKPCTIADSNFRVEIGSRCAKPYSASVFNISAMSFGSLSANAILSLNTGAKMGGFYHDTGEGSISRYHKEPGGDLVWEIGSGYFGCRNKDGSFSPEQFAKNATLDQVKMIEVKLSQGAKPGHGGILPGAKVTPEIAEARGVSIGEDCISPAQHSAFSTPVEMLEFLDQLRELSGGKPVGFKLAIGHPWEWFAIVKAILKTGSKPDFIVVDGGEGGTGAAPLEFINRIGTPMTEALLLVHNTLVGTNLREDISIGAAGKITSAFNIARTLALGADWCNAARGYMFSLGCIQALNCHTGLCPSGVATQDPRRSNKLDVEDKSQRVYNFHKNTLDALQHMLEASGLCHPGELGPEHIVRRVSKTEVHSYMDLFPFLAPGALLEGKTGLAVFDKYWADSQPDSFDPPEFVQQLRETKLR